In one Spirosoma rigui genomic region, the following are encoded:
- a CDS encoding LapA family protein yields the protein MEPNNNPDFQHGYTSGVEGVNRETYEGYLSSQVNTDWLTERIQEKRTELTATEQAIADVTEANRTAYSNLQNHALQVERLDKQVKQREADRQTLHADIDALRERRAKASPDYSLLAGLLFLVAGISFLAGDLIISHEIVAYALNIRDTNEAWAFAVGLAMVSILLKPAYDRLIEKPYLENPEQNRSKYERFKIAIALFSVLTLAVLGWFRYEAYRTDQLKSAINKSVRQLQLNTDPSATSQTLDAATLNKIEKQLSESSELNLALVNSPWALLSFVLSGILFALAGAVCLGIALPVLSAFWFRWLQADPKIWKLRRRLKRLDKEIAPLEAQLTEQRTRENVLQHDLDLLPALDELREQRRSIVADLNDLLAELKLAQTDSRISNFNDGYGQGEANRTVLNDEEQQQLRRELHDLHTSSRVNGTRTYERTGGAADKGQNGKSQELRPHQTIRKFLSDGL from the coding sequence GTGGAACCAAACAATAACCCCGACTTCCAACATGGCTACACCAGTGGCGTGGAGGGGGTAAACCGGGAAACATACGAAGGGTATTTATCCAGCCAAGTCAACACGGACTGGCTTACGGAGCGTATTCAGGAAAAACGCACCGAGCTAACGGCAACTGAGCAGGCGATCGCCGACGTGACCGAGGCCAACCGTACCGCTTACTCCAACCTGCAAAACCACGCTCTGCAGGTAGAACGGCTGGATAAGCAGGTAAAACAGCGCGAAGCCGACCGGCAGACGTTACACGCCGACATCGACGCGCTGCGGGAACGGCGGGCCAAAGCCTCTCCCGATTATTCGTTGCTGGCCGGACTGCTGTTCCTGGTGGCGGGTATTTCATTCCTGGCGGGTGACCTGATCATATCGCACGAAATTGTAGCGTATGCTCTGAATATTCGCGACACCAATGAAGCCTGGGCATTTGCAGTGGGGCTGGCGATGGTTTCTATCCTGCTGAAACCCGCCTATGACCGCCTGATCGAGAAACCGTATCTGGAAAATCCGGAGCAGAACCGGAGCAAATATGAACGGTTTAAAATAGCGATCGCCCTTTTCTCGGTCCTTACCCTGGCCGTACTGGGCTGGTTCCGGTACGAAGCCTACCGCACCGATCAGCTTAAGTCGGCCATTAACAAATCCGTTCGGCAGTTGCAGCTCAATACTGACCCCTCCGCTACGTCCCAGACGCTGGATGCTGCCACGCTAAACAAGATCGAGAAACAGCTCAGCGAATCGAGCGAGTTAAACCTGGCGCTGGTCAACAGCCCCTGGGCCTTGCTGTCCTTCGTACTGAGCGGTATCCTGTTTGCGTTGGCCGGGGCCGTTTGTCTCGGTATTGCGCTGCCGGTCTTGTCGGCATTCTGGTTCCGATGGCTCCAGGCCGATCCCAAAATATGGAAACTACGCCGTCGGTTGAAACGGCTCGACAAGGAGATTGCCCCCCTCGAAGCTCAACTGACCGAGCAGCGTACCCGCGAGAACGTACTTCAACATGACCTCGACCTGCTACCTGCTCTCGATGAACTTCGGGAGCAACGCCGGTCCATCGTTGCGGACTTAAATGACCTGCTGGCCGAGCTGAAACTTGCGCAGACGGACAGCCGTATCAGTAATTTCAACGATGGCTACGGCCAGGGTGAAGCGAACCGGACGGTCCTCAATGACGAGGAACAGCAGCAGCTACGCCGGGAGTTGCACGACCTGCATACCAGCAGCCGTGTTAACGGAACCCGCACTTACGAACGTACTGGCGGAGCGGCCGACAAAGGCCAGAATGGCAAGTCGCAGGAGTTGCGACCCCACCAGACCATCCGAAAGTTCCTGTCGGACGGGCTTTAA
- the eat gene encoding ethanolamine permease, with the protein MGEPPKGPLLSSQTSRAQESAKPGLRKVISTTQLWAIAVGMVISGEYFGWNYGWAVAGTIGFLIATLVVTILYLTFIFSYTELTTAIPDAGGPFAYAYRAFGPTGGFLAGFATLVDFLMAPPAIAAALGAYAHFLNPALPVLGVAVASYVVFIGINLLGVNESANFSVIVTVLSVIELLIFMAVVAPAYKTENVLAHNESFGIGGIFAALPFAIWFYLAIEGVAMVAEEVKDPNKTIPRGYLLSIGTLVVLALGTMLLCAGAGDWRRLSDLDYPLPETLVMVFGQQNSWAKVFAGLGLFGLIASFHANTLGYSRQLFALARAGYLPSFLAAVNGRFQTPHWSLIVGGLAGLVALVSGTTGEIITLSVFGALGMYIMSLLSLFHLRRTEPNLVRSYRTPFYPYVPMVALLLSVVCLLAISYYNPVLTLVFGGLLALSWGLFKWFVPQLKAPAEGAAS; encoded by the coding sequence ATGGGCGAACCTCCCAAAGGCCCCCTGCTGTCTTCCCAGACCAGCAGAGCACAAGAATCGGCAAAGCCGGGCCTGCGCAAAGTTATTTCGACCACCCAGCTGTGGGCTATTGCCGTGGGCATGGTCATATCCGGAGAATATTTCGGATGGAATTACGGCTGGGCCGTGGCGGGTACCATCGGTTTTCTCATTGCCACACTCGTTGTAACGATCCTTTATCTTACGTTCATTTTCAGTTATACTGAACTGACGACCGCCATTCCCGACGCGGGTGGCCCTTTTGCCTACGCCTACCGGGCTTTCGGGCCAACGGGCGGCTTTCTGGCAGGTTTTGCTACCCTGGTCGACTTCCTGATGGCTCCGCCCGCTATTGCTGCCGCGTTAGGGGCCTATGCGCATTTTCTTAACCCCGCCTTGCCCGTGCTGGGGGTCGCTGTCGCTTCTTACGTAGTCTTTATTGGCATCAACCTGCTCGGGGTCAACGAATCGGCCAACTTCTCGGTGATCGTAACGGTGCTCTCCGTGATCGAATTGCTAATATTCATGGCCGTGGTTGCCCCCGCCTACAAAACGGAGAACGTTCTGGCCCACAATGAGTCCTTCGGAATTGGCGGCATCTTTGCTGCCCTGCCGTTCGCTATCTGGTTTTATCTGGCAATTGAAGGGGTAGCCATGGTTGCTGAAGAAGTGAAAGATCCAAATAAAACCATACCGCGCGGTTACCTGCTCAGCATCGGTACGCTGGTGGTACTGGCCCTGGGTACAATGCTTCTCTGCGCCGGAGCGGGCGACTGGCGTCGGCTGAGTGATCTGGACTACCCGCTTCCCGAAACGCTGGTTATGGTTTTTGGTCAGCAGAATTCATGGGCTAAAGTCTTCGCCGGGCTTGGGCTGTTCGGCCTGATTGCTTCCTTCCACGCCAATACACTCGGTTACTCCCGCCAGCTTTTTGCGCTGGCCCGGGCGGGTTACCTACCCTCTTTCCTAGCAGCCGTCAATGGCCGGTTTCAAACACCCCACTGGTCGCTGATCGTTGGCGGACTGGCCGGCCTGGTGGCGCTGGTATCGGGAACAACGGGAGAGATCATTACCCTGTCAGTGTTCGGCGCGCTGGGCATGTATATTATGAGTTTACTGAGCCTGTTCCACCTGCGTCGTACTGAACCGAACCTGGTTCGATCGTATCGAACCCCGTTTTACCCCTACGTACCCATGGTGGCCTTACTACTGTCCGTAGTTTGCCTGCTGGCAATCAGTTATTACAATCCGGTACTTACACTGGTATTTGGCGGTCTACTCGCCCTGTCGTGGGGCCTGTTCAAATGGTTCGTCCCCCAACTCAAGGCACCGGCAGAGGGCGCGGCCAGTTGA
- a CDS encoding sulfite oxidase: MLNRLDTPFNRRGFLKKSSLATLTTLLGSEIVFAESLPANYLPILVDVDPMATKNKGLVVLNDKPWNVETPAHLLDDAITPADKLFIRNNGLIPASVDPNTWTLTINGESVKKARTYTLADLKKKFKSYTYQLTLECAGNGRAGYFPKTSGNQWTDGGVGCAEWTGVRLKDILADVGLTNDAVYIGYYGKDLHLSQDPEKPVISRGVPMRKALEDETLLAWAMNGKDIPLVHGAPLRLVVGGWPASASGKWLHTIAVRNKVHDGAKMTGKSYRVPINPVEPGQDPPEDQFRIIESMPVKSLITFPQTGAQLEKGKSLALRGHAWAGDRSVKELFVSIDFGATWQKADLKPAKNRLAWQHWSTNVSFPRPGYYEVWARATDDAGVSQPMVMPQWNPEGYCNNACHRIAVRIA, translated from the coding sequence TTGTTAAACCGACTCGATACCCCTTTCAATCGCCGGGGATTTCTGAAGAAAAGTTCACTGGCAACCCTGACGACCCTGCTCGGCTCCGAGATTGTTTTTGCCGAATCCCTGCCGGCAAACTACCTGCCTATCCTGGTCGATGTCGACCCAATGGCCACTAAAAACAAAGGGCTGGTCGTTCTAAACGACAAACCCTGGAACGTGGAAACGCCGGCTCACTTGCTGGACGATGCCATTACGCCCGCCGACAAACTGTTCATCCGCAACAACGGCCTCATTCCGGCCTCGGTTGATCCCAACACCTGGACGTTGACCATCAACGGCGAGTCGGTCAAAAAAGCCCGGACCTATACCCTCGCCGACCTTAAGAAGAAATTCAAGTCCTACACGTACCAGCTTACGCTCGAATGCGCCGGCAACGGGCGGGCGGGGTATTTCCCAAAAACGTCGGGCAACCAGTGGACTGATGGTGGGGTGGGCTGCGCGGAGTGGACAGGGGTCCGGCTTAAGGATATCCTCGCCGATGTTGGGCTAACCAACGATGCCGTGTACATTGGTTACTACGGTAAAGACCTTCACCTGAGCCAGGACCCTGAAAAGCCGGTTATTTCGCGTGGGGTTCCCATGCGGAAGGCGCTGGAAGACGAAACCCTCCTTGCCTGGGCCATGAACGGCAAGGATATCCCGCTCGTACACGGGGCTCCCCTCCGGCTGGTAGTTGGCGGCTGGCCGGCGTCGGCGTCGGGAAAATGGCTGCATACGATTGCCGTACGCAATAAGGTTCACGATGGGGCCAAGATGACGGGTAAAAGCTATAGAGTACCCATCAATCCCGTAGAGCCCGGTCAGGACCCACCCGAAGATCAGTTCCGGATTATTGAGTCCATGCCCGTTAAATCACTCATAACGTTTCCGCAAACGGGTGCGCAGCTGGAAAAAGGAAAATCGCTGGCCCTGCGCGGACACGCCTGGGCGGGCGACCGGTCGGTCAAAGAGCTATTCGTGTCGATCGATTTTGGCGCGACCTGGCAGAAGGCCGACCTGAAGCCCGCCAAAAACCGGCTGGCCTGGCAGCACTGGTCTACCAATGTGTCGTTTCCCCGTCCCGGTTACTACGAAGTATGGGCACGGGCTACTGACGATGCCGGCGTATCGCAACCCATGGTGATGCCGCAGTGGAATCCGGAGGGTTACTGTAACAACGCCTGCCATCGGATTGCTGTACGTATTGCGTAG
- a CDS encoding YgaP-like transmembrane domain, with the protein MNFTKNVGLIDQLLRALLTLDLVVPCLLGLTTGIVAFLMVSFAVLLSISCFTGYCLLYDSLAVTTR; encoded by the coding sequence ATGAACTTTACAAAGAACGTTGGGCTGATCGATCAGCTGCTACGTGCTTTGCTGACGCTTGATTTGGTAGTTCCGTGTTTACTGGGTTTGACAACCGGTATCGTGGCATTTCTAATGGTCAGTTTTGCCGTATTGCTCTCAATCAGTTGCTTTACCGGTTACTGCCTGCTTTACGATTCATTGGCCGTAACGACCCGTTAG
- a CDS encoding adenylosuccinate synthase — MVDVLLGLQWGDEGKGKIVDVLAPQYQVVARFQGGPNAGHTLEFDGFKHVLHQIPSGIFRSDILNIIGNGVVLDPIVFKKEIDGLAKYNLNLHENLLISKKASIIIPTHRLLDAAYEQAKGESKIGSTLRGIGPTYQDKVARQGLRVGDIQSPNFRAKYTKLVEAHKLILDQNNFDHASVLPQAEAEFFTAVEFMKQFQLTDSEYAINDALVSGKKILAEGAQGSLLDLDFGSYPFVTSSSTMAAGACTGLGIAPRQIGEVYGIFKAYSTRVGSGPFPTELLDETGEKMRQEGREFGSTTGRPRRCGWIDLPALKYAIMINGVTQLVMMKVDVLNIFDEIQVCTHYQYPDGTEGAGTTTEQLPYDLTDTDLKPVYKTFKGWQTDLASIRQFDDMPAELAEYVSFLEESLGLPISFISTSPDREAIIYRQSVVA, encoded by the coding sequence ATGGTAGATGTTTTATTAGGCCTCCAGTGGGGCGACGAAGGAAAAGGTAAAATTGTGGACGTACTCGCGCCACAGTATCAGGTCGTAGCTCGTTTTCAGGGCGGACCCAATGCCGGTCACACACTCGAATTCGATGGCTTCAAGCACGTCTTGCACCAGATTCCGTCCGGAATTTTCCGCAGCGATATTCTCAATATCATTGGCAATGGCGTTGTGCTTGACCCAATCGTATTCAAGAAGGAAATCGATGGCCTGGCGAAGTACAACCTTAATCTGCACGAAAACCTGCTGATTTCGAAGAAGGCATCGATCATTATCCCTACTCACCGGTTGCTGGACGCGGCCTACGAACAGGCCAAAGGAGAGTCGAAAATCGGTTCGACCCTGCGCGGCATTGGTCCTACGTATCAGGATAAAGTAGCGCGCCAGGGACTGCGGGTGGGTGATATCCAATCGCCTAACTTCCGGGCCAAATACACGAAACTGGTTGAGGCCCACAAGCTCATCCTGGATCAGAACAATTTCGACCATGCATCGGTGTTGCCCCAGGCCGAAGCCGAGTTCTTCACTGCGGTCGAGTTCATGAAACAGTTCCAGCTGACCGATAGCGAGTATGCTATCAACGACGCGCTGGTATCGGGCAAGAAGATCCTGGCCGAAGGGGCGCAGGGTTCGTTGCTCGACCTTGACTTTGGCTCGTATCCGTTCGTAACCTCATCGAGCACCATGGCTGCGGGAGCCTGCACCGGCCTGGGTATAGCACCCCGGCAGATTGGTGAGGTGTATGGCATCTTCAAAGCGTACAGCACCCGGGTCGGGAGTGGTCCTTTCCCAACCGAACTGCTGGACGAGACAGGCGAGAAAATGCGCCAGGAGGGTCGCGAATTTGGCTCCACAACGGGTCGCCCGCGCCGGTGTGGCTGGATCGATTTACCAGCCCTTAAGTACGCCATCATGATCAACGGCGTGACGCAACTGGTTATGATGAAGGTCGATGTCCTGAATATCTTCGACGAGATTCAGGTATGTACCCATTACCAGTATCCCGACGGTACCGAAGGAGCGGGGACAACCACCGAGCAACTCCCCTACGACCTGACGGATACCGACCTGAAACCGGTTTACAAAACATTCAAAGGCTGGCAAACGGACCTGGCATCCATTCGTCAGTTTGACGATATGCCCGCTGAACTGGCTGAGTATGTATCCTTTCTGGAAGAATCTTTAGGGTTACCCATCAGCTTCATATCGACCAGCCCGGACCGGGAGGCCATCATCTACCGGCAATCAGTAGTAGCCTGA
- a CDS encoding DUF3291 domain-containing protein: protein MQLAQLNISRMNAPSINHPLMADFVAQLDAVNALAEASDGFVWRLTGEGGNATDIQAFDDERILVNMSVWESVGQLQAFVFNSMHTLVMKDRRKWFEKSTDLTTVLWWVPEGHRPTLTEAREKLEQLNRQGPGPGAFSFRSIQPAPAHATGSEGRTEE from the coding sequence ATGCAACTCGCCCAACTGAACATTTCGCGCATGAACGCGCCCAGCATTAACCATCCGTTGATGGCCGACTTTGTGGCTCAGCTGGATGCAGTGAATGCCCTGGCCGAAGCCAGCGATGGGTTTGTATGGCGCCTGACCGGTGAAGGCGGCAACGCTACCGATATTCAGGCATTCGACGATGAGCGTATTCTCGTGAATATGTCAGTCTGGGAATCCGTCGGGCAGTTACAGGCATTCGTTTTTAACAGCATGCATACGCTGGTGATGAAAGACCGGCGTAAATGGTTTGAAAAGTCGACCGACCTGACTACGGTGTTATGGTGGGTTCCGGAAGGCCACCGCCCTACGCTGACCGAAGCTAGGGAAAAGCTGGAGCAGCTGAACCGGCAGGGACCGGGGCCCGGAGCTTTTTCGTTCCGGTCTATCCAGCCTGCCCCGGCGCATGCTACCGGTAGCGAAGGTCGTACTGAAGAGTAG
- a CDS encoding Fur family transcriptional regulator, with protein sequence MPAPTQSNLENARMIFTAYLERKGLRKTPERFAILEEIYNRQDHFDVDELFISMKNKKYRVSRATVYNTLDVLVDCDLVTKHQFGRNLAQYEKSYGYRQHDHLICTDCHKVMEFCDPRVQNIQNMVGDMLKFNVMHHSLIFYGSCARDRCENRQGTDSDVQGRSVDTVQVPVEG encoded by the coding sequence ATGCCAGCGCCGACACAATCGAATTTAGAAAACGCCCGGATGATTTTCACGGCCTACCTGGAACGGAAGGGCCTGCGGAAGACACCCGAACGGTTTGCCATTTTGGAAGAGATTTACAACCGGCAAGACCACTTCGACGTGGATGAGTTGTTCATCTCGATGAAAAACAAGAAGTACCGCGTGAGTCGGGCGACCGTGTACAATACGCTCGACGTGCTTGTTGACTGCGACCTGGTGACGAAACACCAGTTTGGCCGCAACCTCGCTCAGTACGAGAAATCGTATGGCTACCGCCAGCATGACCACCTGATTTGTACCGATTGCCATAAAGTGATGGAATTTTGCGATCCGCGGGTTCAGAACATTCAGAATATGGTGGGCGATATGCTGAAGTTTAACGTGATGCATCACTCGCTGATTTTTTACGGCTCCTGCGCCCGTGATCGTTGCGAGAACCGCCAGGGAACGGATAGTGATGTGCAGGGACGGTCCGTTGATACGGTGCAGGTTCCGGTTGAAGGATAA
- a CDS encoding RelA/SpoT family protein has translation MNATEPRTVVEPVIDLELERQEILKRYRRLLRAAKPLLKDNDAKLIKKAFNTSAEAHKDMRRRSGEPYIYHPLAVAQIAIEEIGLGTTSIVAALLHDVVEDTDTTIADIDRAFGPKVAKIIDGLTKISGIFEYGTSQQAENFRKMLLTLSDDVRVILIKLADRLHNMRTLDSMPRDKQLKIASETIYIYAPLAHRLGLYAIKSELEDLYLKHVEPDAYRDIAKKLRETRLSRDRFISRFIEPIERDLAETGIQYIVKGRPKSIYSIWTKLDKSKKPFEEIYDLFAIRIILNVPPDEEKAACWRAYSIVTDHYKPNPDRLKDWISSPRTNGYESLHTTVMSKSGQWVEVQIRSERMNEIAEKGYAAHWKYKGNDTQTGAGIESWISQVRDMIESAGKGDKKAAIEFVDDFRSNLYSEEVFVFTPKGDLKVLQRGATALDFAFDIHTQIGARCMAAKVNNTLVPLSHVLQNGDQVEVITSNRQKPSEDWLRFVVTSKAKTKIKDLIKEDNKRFVTDGRDLVTKKLRVLRMEMTNEVINQLRAYFGSKTTDDFFYRVGKGHIDVQELKKFKSDKEAKENRANKLNTDAIPDGKTFEKELKKIHGERADADMLLIGEDMDKIDYTLSKCCNPISGDDVFGFVTINDGIKIHRVTCPNAVELMSNHGNRIIKAKWTSQKELAFLAGLRITGTDRVGLVNDVTRVISNELHINMRSVTIDSTDGIFEGNIRLYVHDTGHLETLMHKLERVPGVFDVTRFDS, from the coding sequence ATGAATGCCACCGAACCCCGGACGGTTGTTGAGCCCGTCATTGACTTAGAACTCGAGCGCCAGGAAATTCTTAAACGCTACCGGCGATTGCTGCGGGCAGCCAAACCGCTTTTAAAAGACAACGATGCCAAACTGATCAAGAAAGCGTTCAACACGTCGGCCGAAGCCCACAAGGACATGCGCCGGCGGTCGGGCGAACCGTATATTTACCATCCCCTGGCCGTCGCCCAGATCGCCATTGAAGAAATTGGCCTTGGTACCACCAGCATAGTAGCCGCCCTGCTGCACGATGTTGTCGAAGATACCGACACCACCATTGCCGATATTGACCGGGCGTTTGGCCCCAAAGTGGCCAAAATTATTGACGGGCTGACCAAGATCTCCGGCATATTCGAGTATGGTACCTCGCAGCAGGCCGAGAACTTCCGGAAAATGCTGCTGACGCTCTCCGACGATGTTCGGGTAATCCTGATCAAACTCGCCGACCGGCTGCACAACATGCGAACGCTGGACTCGATGCCCCGCGACAAGCAGCTAAAGATTGCTTCCGAGACGATCTATATCTACGCTCCCCTCGCCCACCGGCTGGGTCTGTACGCAATAAAATCGGAACTCGAAGACTTATATCTGAAACACGTTGAGCCGGATGCCTACCGCGATATTGCCAAGAAACTCCGCGAAACCCGGCTTTCCCGCGACCGGTTTATCAGTCGTTTTATTGAACCCATTGAGCGGGACCTGGCCGAAACGGGCATTCAATACATTGTTAAAGGCCGGCCCAAATCCATTTATTCGATCTGGACCAAACTTGACAAGTCGAAAAAGCCGTTCGAGGAGATCTACGATCTTTTTGCCATCCGCATTATCCTGAACGTACCGCCCGACGAAGAGAAAGCAGCCTGCTGGCGGGCCTATTCCATCGTCACAGACCACTACAAACCCAATCCCGACCGGCTGAAAGACTGGATCAGCAGCCCCCGTACCAATGGCTACGAATCGCTCCATACCACCGTCATGAGCAAATCGGGCCAGTGGGTTGAAGTTCAGATCCGGTCAGAACGGATGAACGAGATTGCCGAAAAGGGCTACGCGGCCCACTGGAAATACAAAGGCAACGATACCCAGACGGGCGCGGGGATCGAATCATGGATCAGTCAGGTCCGCGACATGATTGAGTCGGCGGGTAAGGGCGACAAAAAAGCCGCCATTGAGTTTGTCGATGATTTTCGCAGTAACCTCTACAGCGAAGAAGTTTTTGTGTTTACGCCCAAGGGCGATCTGAAGGTGTTGCAGCGGGGGGCCACGGCCCTTGATTTTGCGTTCGACATTCACACCCAGATTGGCGCACGGTGTATGGCGGCCAAGGTGAACAATACGCTGGTGCCGCTGAGTCATGTGCTTCAGAATGGCGATCAGGTAGAAGTTATCACCTCAAACCGGCAGAAACCCAGCGAAGACTGGCTCCGGTTCGTGGTAACGTCCAAAGCCAAAACCAAGATCAAAGACCTGATCAAGGAAGATAACAAACGCTTCGTAACCGATGGTCGTGACCTGGTCACCAAGAAACTAAGGGTGCTGCGGATGGAGATGACCAACGAAGTCATCAACCAGTTGCGGGCTTACTTCGGCTCCAAAACCACCGACGATTTTTTCTACCGTGTGGGCAAAGGGCATATCGACGTTCAGGAACTGAAGAAATTCAAGTCCGACAAGGAAGCCAAGGAGAACCGCGCCAACAAGCTCAACACCGATGCTATTCCCGACGGAAAAACTTTCGAGAAAGAACTCAAGAAGATTCATGGCGAGCGGGCCGACGCCGACATGCTCCTCATTGGCGAGGACATGGACAAGATCGACTACACGCTGTCAAAGTGCTGTAACCCCATTTCGGGCGACGATGTGTTCGGGTTCGTGACCATCAACGACGGCATCAAGATCCACCGGGTTACGTGCCCCAACGCCGTGGAGCTTATGTCGAACCACGGCAACCGGATCATCAAGGCCAAGTGGACTTCCCAGAAAGAACTGGCGTTCCTGGCCGGTCTCCGCATTACCGGTACCGACCGGGTGGGACTCGTCAACGACGTTACCCGGGTTATCAGCAATGAACTGCACATAAACATGCGATCGGTCACGATTGACTCGACAGACGGTATCTTTGAGGGTAATATTCGTTTGTATGTCCACGACACGGGTCACCTCGAAACGCTCATGCACAAGCTGGAGCGGGTTCCGGGTGTGTTCGACGTGACCCGGTTCGATTCCTAG
- the tig gene encoding trigger factor, with amino-acid sequence MDITLEKSSDTNASLKITLTPADYKPEVDKKLKDYGRKVQLKGFRPGHVPASLVQKMYGKSIMVDEINSMLSKTVSQYIRENKLQVVGDPVPDRELADAIDWDNQTDFAFSYTLGLASEFDIDFGDLPSVTQYEIQAGDAEVETTIADLRQRFHTHTHGDEVADGDTIYGELKQVNAPEGAEAFSAKTAFPMNQMAEEAKGQFIGTKKGDVVTFALEQAFPDEKARATATGVKKEEAADLTGEFTFAVDDITRHEPAELNQEFFDKVLGAGAVSSEEELRTKVAEIVRSNYNREANQLLRLDIEKTLIDSTPILLPDEFLKNWLLEVNEGKFTPEQIDEQYDDFTKSVKLQLIKNKIAEKADIKVEFEEVLAVTRDMVREQFGFMGGENEEMNQTIDRIARNYLTDEKNNGQNYSSTFNRVYDDKVIDYAKTQLTIVTQEVNVDEFKALVENR; translated from the coding sequence GTGGATATTACTTTAGAAAAATCCAGCGACACCAATGCTTCGCTGAAAATCACGCTCACCCCGGCCGACTATAAGCCTGAGGTCGATAAGAAGCTCAAAGATTACGGTCGTAAGGTGCAGTTGAAAGGGTTCCGTCCTGGTCACGTACCGGCTTCGCTCGTGCAGAAAATGTACGGCAAGAGCATCATGGTCGACGAGATCAATTCGATGCTGAGCAAAACGGTTAGTCAGTATATCCGCGAAAATAAACTCCAGGTTGTTGGCGATCCTGTTCCGGATCGTGAACTGGCCGACGCTATCGACTGGGATAACCAGACCGATTTCGCGTTCAGCTACACCCTGGGTCTGGCGTCAGAATTCGACATCGATTTCGGCGACCTGCCCAGCGTAACGCAGTACGAAATTCAGGCGGGGGATGCCGAAGTCGAAACGACCATTGCCGACCTGCGTCAGCGTTTTCATACGCACACTCATGGCGACGAAGTTGCCGATGGCGATACCATCTACGGTGAACTGAAGCAGGTTAACGCACCCGAAGGGGCCGAAGCCTTCTCGGCTAAAACTGCGTTCCCCATGAACCAGATGGCCGAAGAAGCCAAAGGTCAGTTCATTGGAACCAAGAAAGGAGACGTCGTTACGTTTGCTCTGGAACAGGCTTTCCCTGATGAGAAAGCACGGGCTACCGCTACGGGCGTTAAAAAGGAAGAAGCTGCCGACCTTACGGGTGAATTCACCTTCGCCGTTGATGACATCACCCGCCACGAACCCGCCGAACTGAACCAGGAGTTCTTCGACAAAGTACTTGGCGCCGGTGCTGTTTCCAGCGAAGAAGAACTGCGGACGAAAGTTGCCGAAATCGTTCGGAGCAACTACAACCGCGAAGCCAACCAGTTGCTGCGACTGGATATCGAGAAAACGCTGATCGACAGCACCCCGATTCTGCTGCCCGATGAGTTCCTGAAGAACTGGTTGCTGGAAGTAAACGAAGGTAAGTTCACCCCGGAGCAGATCGACGAGCAGTATGACGACTTCACAAAATCGGTGAAACTGCAACTGATCAAGAACAAAATCGCTGAAAAGGCAGACATCAAGGTAGAGTTTGAGGAAGTACTGGCCGTAACCCGCGATATGGTGCGTGAACAGTTCGGCTTCATGGGTGGCGAAAACGAAGAAATGAATCAGACCATCGATCGGATCGCCCGGAACTACCTGACGGATGAAAAGAATAACGGCCAGAACTACAGTAGTACGTTCAACCGGGTGTACGATGACAAAGTCATTGATTATGCCAAAACACAACTGACCATCGTTACGCAGGAAGTAAACGTCGATGAGTTTAAGGCACTGGTTGAAAACCGCTAG
- a CDS encoding TetR/AcrR family transcriptional regulator produces MKKNMECFSSKSTEERIREAAKRVFLEKGFDGATSRDIAEAAGINIALTNYYFRSKEKLFINIFEEMSSLFFEGMIEIMNKSITLREKIAELIAHDFRLMKENPSLSLFIMNEIHRNPDRMVNVLGCMKQIQHSMFEEQLQEAVKRGEIRPISAMHLMPIMVANVQFLFISKAMHMRMWHMSEADFDGFVSKHKDLVTDLITSYLFEFEKV; encoded by the coding sequence ATGAAAAAGAACATGGAGTGTTTCTCGTCAAAGTCAACAGAAGAACGTATTCGGGAGGCCGCCAAGCGGGTATTCCTGGAGAAAGGATTCGATGGGGCTACGTCCAGAGACATTGCCGAAGCGGCCGGAATCAACATCGCCCTGACTAACTACTACTTCCGGAGCAAAGAGAAACTGTTCATCAACATTTTTGAGGAGATGAGCAGCCTGTTTTTTGAAGGGATGATTGAGATCATGAATAAGTCGATCACACTGCGGGAGAAAATTGCCGAACTGATCGCGCACGATTTCCGGCTGATGAAAGAAAATCCGTCCCTGTCGCTCTTTATCATGAATGAAATTCACCGTAATCCCGACCGGATGGTGAATGTACTGGGCTGTATGAAGCAAATTCAGCATTCCATGTTTGAGGAGCAACTTCAGGAAGCTGTAAAACGGGGAGAAATCCGTCCCATCAGTGCCATGCACCTCATGCCCATTATGGTTGCCAACGTTCAGTTTCTGTTCATCAGCAAAGCAATGCATATGCGAATGTGGCACATGAGCGAAGCTGATTTTGACGGATTTGTCAGCAAGCATAAAGATCTCGTCACGGATTTGATTACGTCTTATTTGTTCGAATTTGAAAAGGTCTGA